From one Gracilinanus agilis isolate LMUSP501 chromosome 5, AgileGrace, whole genome shotgun sequence genomic stretch:
- the LOC123249170 gene encoding phosphoglycerate mutase 1-like, producing MLSSPGLSHSWIFLGARRFSSRLLCPGLEPRQAMATYKLVLIRHGQSFWNLENRFSGWYDVDLSPAGYLEAQRCGQELRDAGFVFDICFTSIQKRAIRTLWIMLDVMDQMWLPVVRTWRLNERHHGELTGLNKAELAAKHGEAQVKMWRRSYNTPPPPMAISHPFYSSITKDRRYADLTEGQVPSCESIKDSTARGLPFWNEEIFPRIKEGKRVLVVAHCICLGGMVKYLEGLSEEAAMELNLPNCIPIVYELDENMKPVKPMQFLGDEETLRKAIEAVAAQGKAQK from the coding sequence ATGCTCAGTTCCCCAGGCTTGAGCCACTCCTGGATCTTCCTTGGGGCCAGGCGGTTTAGCAGTCGCCTCCTTTGCCCCGGCCTCGAGCCCCGGCAGGCTATGGCCACCTACAAGCTCGTGCTGATCCGGCACGGCCAGAGCTTCTGGAACCTGGAGAACCGCTTCAGTGGCTGGTATGACGTGGACCTGAGCCCTGCTGGGTACCTGGAGGCCCAGCGTTGCGGCCAGGAGCTGCGAGATGCCGGCTTTGTGTTTGACATCTGCTTCACCTCCATCCAGAAGAGAGCGATCCGGACCCTGTGGATAATGCTAGACGTCATGGACCAGATGTGGCTGCCCGTAGTGAGGACTTGGCGCCTCAATGAGCGGCATCACGGAGAGCTGACCGGCTTAAACAAGGCAGAGCTGGCCGCCAAGCACGGGGAGGCTCAGGTGAAGATGTGGCGACGGTCTTACAACACCCCACCGCCTCCGATGGCGATCAGCCACCCCTTCTACAGTAGTATCACCAAGGACCGCCGCTATGCGGATCTTACTGAGGGTCAAGTGCCTTCCTGCGAGAGCATCAAAGACTCCACTGCTCGGGGTCTACCCTTCTGGAATGAGGAGATCTTCCCCCGGATCAAGGAAGGAAAGCGTGTTCTGGTGGTCGCCCATTGCATTTGTCTTGGAGGGATGGTCAAATACCTTGAGGGTCTGTCTGAAGAAGCAGCTATGGAACTGAATCTGCCTAATTGCATTCCTATCGTGTATGAGCTGGATGAGAATATGAAACCTGTCAAGCCCATGCAGTTCCTCGGGGACGAAGAGACCCTGCGCAAAGCCATTGAGGCTGTGGCTGCCCAAGGCAAGGCGCAGAAGTGA